The following proteins come from a genomic window of Anaerobutyricum hallii:
- a CDS encoding stage II sporulation protein R: MNKLNNTNKLNKITFSISIIIFLLFSCGILCQTYIEKNCLLYDNSLRFHVRADSDEKEAQERKLIVRDAILQYVKTDVEQAHSAGELKQTLAKKTKQIARIAAKAADGKPIQVYFTQERFPIRHYGAAIFPAGEYQALRIDIGKAQGHNWWCAFYPKLCYIPEKKVNLFHVFYDLIH; this comes from the coding sequence ATGAACAAGTTAAATAATACGAACAAATTAAATAAAATAACATTTTCTATCAGCATCATTATATTTTTATTATTCAGCTGCGGCATACTGTGTCAGACTTATATAGAAAAAAACTGTTTACTCTATGATAATTCCCTGCGGTTCCATGTACGTGCAGATTCTGATGAAAAGGAGGCTCAGGAAAGAAAACTGATCGTGCGGGATGCCATCCTGCAATATGTAAAAACAGATGTGGAACAGGCACACTCTGCCGGGGAATTAAAACAAACTCTTGCTAAAAAAACAAAACAGATTGCCCGGATTGCTGCAAAAGCTGCTGATGGTAAACCGATCCAGGTCTATTTTACACAAGAAAGATTTCCAATACGACATTATGGAGCTGCCATCTTCCCCGCCGGGGAATACCAAGCGTTACGTATAGATATCGGCAAAGCGCAGGGACATAACTGGTGGTGCGCTTTCTATCCAAAACTATGTTATATCCCAGAAAAAAAAGTGAATCTTTTCCATGTATTTTATGATTTAATTCATTAG
- a CDS encoding type II secretion system F family protein — protein sequence MLSNNEIAVFCEQSGMILESGLSMLEGISIMEADVEPQNTEYKKIYADIRTCLEETGIFYEALQKAGVFTDYVIQMAKLGEETGNLDVTMKGLAAYYEREENTMQDIRSAISYPLMILCMLLTIMLVMIVKVMPVFNQVYEQLGSQITGPAAVLLKAGEVLKQYWVIPAVFICIFAAGVWWLLKTIKGNVVLHRLTGRFFSSKSIVKRLNSARISSALSMALQSGMDYGRAFDMAAALVDGDEETKKKLLDSKEKMFEGESFSKVIKETQIYSPLHARMIMIAERTGEADQALSKIAVQVDEEVTAEIQNFVSVIEPTMVIILSILVGALLLSVMMPLMGILSVIG from the coding sequence ATGTTATCAAATAATGAGATTGCTGTGTTTTGCGAGCAGAGTGGGATGATTCTTGAATCCGGCTTATCCATGTTAGAAGGTATTTCGATTATGGAAGCGGATGTTGAACCGCAGAATACAGAATATAAGAAAATATATGCAGATATAAGAACCTGTCTTGAAGAAACAGGCATTTTTTATGAAGCACTACAAAAGGCAGGAGTTTTCACGGATTACGTGATTCAGATGGCAAAGCTTGGAGAAGAAACAGGGAATCTTGACGTGACGATGAAAGGTCTGGCAGCTTATTATGAGCGTGAAGAAAATACAATGCAGGATATCCGGAGTGCGATTTCCTATCCGCTAATGATTTTATGTATGCTGCTTACAATTATGCTTGTGATGATCGTAAAAGTTATGCCGGTATTTAATCAGGTGTATGAGCAGTTAGGAAGTCAGATTACAGGACCGGCGGCAGTGCTTTTAAAAGCCGGGGAAGTATTAAAGCAGTATTGGGTCATTCCGGCGGTGTTCATCTGCATTTTTGCGGCAGGTGTGTGGTGGCTTTTAAAGACGATAAAGGGAAATGTTGTTTTGCACAGACTAACAGGACGGTTCTTTTCAAGTAAATCTATCGTAAAAAGATTAAACAGTGCCAGAATATCTTCTGCACTTTCTATGGCATTACAGAGTGGAATGGATTATGGAAGAGCATTTGATATGGCGGCAGCGCTTGTGGACGGGGATGAGGAGACGAAGAAGAAACTTTTAGACAGCAAAGAAAAGATGTTTGAAGGAGAATCTTTTTCAAAAGTAATAAAAGAAACACAGATTTATTCGCCCCTCCATGCAAGGATGATCATGATTGCAGAAAGAACTGGGGAGGCAGATCAGGCACTTTCTAAGATCGCGGTACAGGTAGATGAGGAAGTAACAGCAGAAATTCAAAATTTTGTCTCAGTAATTGAGCCTACAATGGTAATTATTTTATCCATTCTTGTGGGTGCCTTACTTTTATCGGTAATGATGCCGCTTATGGGAATTCTTTCTGTGATTGGATAA
- a CDS encoding DUF4860 domain-containing protein encodes MNNRQKQIHTIDMIFPLIFIVFFGFCAVSLVLSGAHIYQKTADGLKQNYTVRTAVAYVQEKIREYSSSSQVEVLTEHNQTVLALYEPENTGYVTYIYLYKGKLRELFTKKERGIEWESGQELVSADTFSVIKQKEDLLRIHLSGSGQEELVYARIYGEDER; translated from the coding sequence ATGAATAACAGACAAAAGCAAATACATACGATTGATATGATCTTTCCGCTGATTTTTATTGTTTTTTTTGGATTTTGTGCAGTCTCCCTGGTTCTTTCGGGCGCACATATTTATCAGAAAACAGCGGATGGATTGAAGCAGAATTATACAGTAAGAACAGCGGTTGCTTATGTGCAGGAAAAGATCAGAGAATACAGCAGCAGTTCACAGGTAGAAGTTTTAACAGAGCATAACCAGACAGTGCTGGCGCTGTATGAGCCGGAGAATACAGGATATGTGACGTACATTTATTTATATAAAGGAAAGCTGCGAGAACTTTTTACAAAAAAAGAGCGGGGAATCGAATGGGAAAGTGGACAGGAATTAGTGAGTGCAGATACATTTTCTGTTATAAAACAAAAGGAGGATCTGCTCCGAATTCATCTTAGTGGAAGCGGTCAGGAAGAATTAGTTTATGCAAGGATTTATGGGGAAGATGAGCGATGA
- a CDS encoding PulJ/GspJ family protein — protein MRRVRHSKSGLFLIELMICILFFSCTAGICIRFFAKSHELSQKARNLYQAQQEASSMAEILEGDINSLYHRYVYYDKDWKQCEKKDMAYWLEVSETDVKKKEAEPKTGHNSDSKKTDLKKIKIAVYSGKKVKKAQKDEIYHLNLSIYVPKDNTKHAASTQKEGMK, from the coding sequence ATGAGAAGAGTAAGACATTCAAAGTCCGGATTGTTTTTAATTGAATTAATGATATGCATTTTATTCTTTTCATGTACCGCAGGAATCTGTATCCGTTTTTTTGCAAAGTCTCATGAGCTCAGCCAGAAAGCAAGGAATCTGTATCAGGCACAGCAGGAAGCCTCTTCTATGGCAGAAATTTTAGAAGGGGACATAAATTCTCTTTATCATCGATATGTTTATTATGATAAAGACTGGAAACAGTGTGAGAAAAAGGATATGGCATATTGGCTGGAAGTATCGGAAACTGATGTAAAGAAGAAAGAGGCAGAGCCTAAGACTGGCCATAACTCCGATAGTAAAAAAACAGATTTAAAAAAGATAAAGATTGCTGTATATTCCGGAAAGAAAGTAAAAAAAGCACAGAAAGACGAAATTTATCATTTGAATCTGAGCATTTATGTACCAAAGGATAATACAAAGCATGCTGCATCGACACAGAAGGAGGGGATGAAATAA
- a CDS encoding transglutaminase-like domain-containing protein produces MKHREQYFFRFLKRGSIFLLVFCLVGCGASGSDRSAERKAEEQKTEVQLEVQGTVDIPNYYHKGNLFLPQANGKVTEKQEGVSLDLSHTDQGYFMVAYKGSADKLMVQVEGSDNIPYRYYFEPDAHYNALPLTAGNGNYAVSAYENVGDNRYALVFTKTVDVVLANEVLPFLYSNQYVNFNEDTKAVMLAKKLTKGKTELEAVQEVYEYVIKNIVYDEEKAETVKSGYLPNVDETLKTKKGICFDYAALMTAMLRSSGIPTRLDIGYATNIYHAWISTYLEEQGWVDNVIQFDGKSWTMMDPTFAADGGDGIKDFITDSSNYNVQYIH; encoded by the coding sequence ATGAAGCATAGAGAACAATACTTTTTCCGTTTTTTAAAGAGGGGAAGTATTTTTTTATTGGTATTTTGCCTTGTGGGCTGCGGAGCATCCGGCTCTGACCGGTCAGCAGAGCGAAAGGCAGAAGAACAAAAGACAGAAGTACAGCTTGAAGTGCAGGGGACTGTCGATATACCGAATTATTATCATAAAGGGAATCTTTTTCTTCCGCAGGCGAATGGGAAGGTGACAGAGAAACAAGAGGGAGTATCGCTTGATCTGTCTCATACGGACCAGGGATACTTTATGGTAGCATACAAAGGCAGTGCAGATAAATTAATGGTGCAGGTAGAAGGAAGCGATAATATCCCGTACCGATATTATTTTGAGCCGGATGCTCACTACAATGCACTTCCGCTTACAGCAGGTAACGGGAATTATGCAGTATCTGCTTATGAAAATGTGGGAGATAACCGGTATGCCCTTGTTTTTACGAAGACAGTGGATGTAGTGCTTGCAAATGAAGTTTTACCATTTTTGTATTCGAATCAATATGTGAATTTTAATGAGGATACGAAGGCTGTTATGCTTGCAAAGAAGCTGACAAAGGGAAAGACAGAGTTAGAGGCAGTGCAGGAAGTGTATGAGTATGTTATAAAGAATATAGTGTATGATGAAGAGAAGGCAGAGACGGTAAAGAGTGGATATTTGCCGAATGTCGATGAGACATTGAAGACGAAGAAAGGAATTTGTTTTGATTATGCTGCCCTGATGACGGCAATGCTTCGTTCATCCGGAATTCCGACTCGTCTTGATATCGGATATGCAACGAATATTTATCATGCCTGGATCAGTACCTATCTTGAAGAACAGGGATGGGTAGATAATGTGATTCAGTTTGACGGAAAGAGCTGGACGATGATGGATCCTACCTTTGCGGCTGATGGTGGAGATGGAATAAAGGATTTCATTACGGATTCTTCAAATTACAACGTACAGTATATTCATTAG